From a region of the Nitrospira lenta genome:
- a CDS encoding AraC family transcriptional regulator: MHAWLNEQGITSAGFSVALDGLKMSIARWTEPGDRLSTAIPGLSLFRRDAPTQPMTYLFERSICVVAQGVKQVLLGDDTYVHHSRQFLITSVDLPVVCRVLDASRESPYLSLLLTIDQREMALLMADNNLPPPRAQQSSRGMAIGDVTLPLLAAFQRLVDLLDEPKDIPILGPIIQREIVYRLLVGDQGAHLRQMALAGTQSRQIAQAIYWLKDNFNKPFRIEALADQVNMSASTFHHHFRTVTAMSPLQYQKWLRLNEARRLMFAERLDATTAALQVGYESPSQFSREYSRSFGAPPMRDIERLRDAASRSPTSSQ, encoded by the coding sequence ATGCATGCATGGCTGAATGAACAGGGGATTACGAGTGCCGGCTTTTCCGTGGCGCTTGACGGATTGAAGATGAGCATTGCCCGATGGACCGAGCCCGGCGACCGGCTCTCAACCGCCATTCCGGGTTTGTCGCTCTTCCGCCGGGACGCCCCGACGCAGCCGATGACCTATCTGTTCGAACGAAGCATCTGCGTGGTTGCGCAAGGGGTCAAACAGGTGCTGCTCGGCGACGATACGTATGTGCACCACTCGCGTCAGTTCTTGATCACCTCCGTGGATCTCCCCGTCGTATGCCGGGTGCTCGACGCGAGCCGGGAGTCTCCGTATCTGAGCCTCCTCCTGACGATCGATCAACGGGAGATGGCGCTGTTGATGGCGGACAATAACTTGCCACCGCCGCGCGCACAGCAATCGAGTCGCGGCATGGCGATCGGCGACGTCACGCTGCCGTTGCTGGCGGCCTTTCAACGATTGGTCGATCTGCTTGATGAGCCGAAGGATATCCCGATCCTCGGACCGATCATCCAACGGGAAATCGTCTATCGGTTACTCGTGGGCGATCAAGGAGCCCATCTGCGCCAGATGGCGCTGGCGGGCACTCAGAGCCGGCAGATTGCGCAGGCCATCTATTGGTTGAAAGACAATTTCAATAAGCCGTTTCGTATTGAGGCGCTGGCCGATCAAGTCAATATGAGCGCCTCGACCTTTCATCACCACTTCCGAACCGTGACGGCGATGAGTCCGCTGCAGTACCAAAAGTGGCTGCGGTTGAATGAAGCGCGGCGTTTGATGTTCGCTGAGCGGCTGGATGCTACCACTGCGGCGTTGCAGGTCGGATATGAAAGCCCCTCCCAATTCAGCCGTGAATACAGCCGCTCGTTCGGCGCGCCTCCCATGCGCGACATTGAGCGGCTGCGAGACGCGGCCTCGCGCTCGCCTACATCCAGTCAATGA
- a CDS encoding alpha/beta hydrolase family protein encodes MDKALEQLKTISPADHAKVKGLANIVKPLRSVLFKTPDDHGMTGWKDLVIPSDDGTPLEAWYIPAKGGESNKLVIFNHALPMCRAGFPGHLGEPWSLYDAVEIDFVLQYKHLTDAGYNVLTYDIRNHGNSSAANGGLCGIGNWEWRDCVGVKKYVDNHPALSTMKVALYSQCMGGNSQYHAIHRRPDLFTNVRCMVSPMVVSMGAIYDAFSDLQGVRQYQELIDLELLKMGAFVAAEMTPHLWAASVKMPVLMVQVRKDSWTRNPEDAQKTFDLLGSKEKELYWIENTTRRFKDGYNDFGRRPETVLTFLAKYMK; translated from the coding sequence ATGGACAAGGCCTTGGAACAACTCAAGACGATTTCTCCAGCGGATCACGCCAAGGTGAAAGGGCTGGCCAACATTGTGAAGCCCCTCCGCAGCGTGCTGTTTAAAACGCCTGACGATCACGGCATGACCGGCTGGAAGGATCTTGTCATTCCGTCCGATGACGGCACTCCGTTGGAGGCCTGGTACATCCCAGCCAAAGGCGGCGAGAGCAACAAACTCGTGATCTTCAACCACGCATTGCCGATGTGTCGCGCCGGATTCCCCGGGCATCTGGGCGAACCCTGGAGCCTGTACGACGCGGTGGAAATCGACTTCGTGCTCCAGTACAAACATCTCACCGATGCGGGCTACAACGTGCTCACCTATGACATCCGCAATCACGGCAACAGCAGTGCCGCAAACGGCGGCTTGTGCGGCATCGGGAATTGGGAGTGGCGGGATTGCGTCGGGGTGAAAAAATACGTAGACAACCATCCAGCCCTCTCGACGATGAAGGTCGCGCTCTACAGCCAGTGCATGGGCGGTAACTCCCAATATCATGCCATCCACCGCCGGCCCGATCTGTTCACCAACGTGCGCTGCATGGTGAGCCCCATGGTCGTCTCCATGGGGGCGATTTACGATGCGTTCTCGGATTTACAGGGCGTGCGGCAGTATCAGGAATTAATCGATCTGGAACTGCTCAAGATGGGTGCGTTCGTCGCCGCCGAGATGACCCCGCACCTGTGGGCTGCCAGCGTGAAGATGCCTGTGCTCATGGTGCAGGTGCGGAAAGACTCTTGGACGAGAAATCCCGAAGATGCGCAAAAGACGTTCGATCTCCTCGGCAGCAAGGAGAAGGAATTATATTGGATCGAGAATACGACCAGACGATTCAAAGACGGGTACAACGACTTCGGTCGGCGTCCTGAAACCGTCCTCACCTTCCTCGCGAAATATATGAAGTAG
- a CDS encoding threonine ammonia-lyase: protein MACAQYEQGDAYEKESRVMVNSESIEAAAVRIRPSIYESPLVHSKMLSRLTGNAIFLKLENLQMTGSFKERGALNRILTMTEAERRQGVIAASAGNHGQGVAYHATQRNIPAQIWMPRMTPLIKLSATRGYGADVVLHGDSYDEACEAAVERSVERGATFIHPFDDDDVIAGQGTIGLELLQQNPELDVIVVPVGGGGLIGGIGCAVKGRRAQIEVIGVQTARLPSMQTALQNRSPVDLPAKSTLADGIAVRRAGQRTLPLVSRYVDRIVTVDEADIAEAILILLEGEKTVAEGAGAVALAAVLQNKMGYRGKNIAVLVSGGNLDVNLLARIIEQGMVRDGRRLRLRVLLPDYPGALEGLTAVISKARANIVETSYNRAHYGVSLNEAAIDITMETRGRDHASELLEALTAARYEFNVIQ, encoded by the coding sequence ATGGCCTGCGCGCAATACGAACAGGGAGATGCATATGAAAAGGAGAGCCGGGTCATGGTGAATTCTGAATCGATCGAAGCCGCCGCTGTCCGGATCAGACCGTCGATCTACGAGTCTCCGCTGGTGCACTCGAAAATGCTGTCCAGGCTGACGGGGAATGCAATTTTCTTGAAGCTGGAAAACCTGCAGATGACCGGATCGTTCAAGGAGCGCGGCGCGTTGAATCGCATTTTGACCATGACGGAGGCCGAGCGTCGGCAGGGAGTCATCGCGGCGTCGGCAGGCAACCACGGGCAAGGTGTGGCCTATCATGCGACCCAACGCAATATTCCAGCCCAGATCTGGATGCCGCGGATGACGCCCCTGATTAAACTGTCCGCGACCCGTGGCTATGGTGCCGATGTCGTCCTGCACGGAGACAGCTATGACGAAGCCTGCGAGGCGGCGGTCGAGCGGAGTGTGGAGAGAGGGGCCACGTTCATCCATCCCTTCGATGACGATGACGTGATTGCGGGGCAAGGAACCATCGGGTTGGAGCTTCTCCAGCAGAATCCGGAGTTGGACGTGATTGTCGTGCCGGTCGGAGGGGGCGGGCTGATTGGCGGCATCGGCTGCGCGGTCAAAGGGCGCCGTGCTCAGATTGAGGTGATCGGCGTCCAGACCGCGCGCTTGCCGTCGATGCAAACGGCGTTGCAGAACCGGAGCCCGGTCGATCTTCCCGCAAAATCGACGTTGGCGGACGGGATCGCCGTTCGGCGGGCTGGCCAGCGCACATTGCCGCTCGTGAGCCGGTATGTCGATCGGATCGTGACCGTCGATGAGGCCGACATCGCGGAAGCGATTTTGATATTGCTGGAGGGCGAGAAAACCGTGGCGGAAGGGGCGGGCGCCGTGGCGCTGGCCGCTGTCCTCCAAAATAAAATGGGGTATCGCGGTAAGAACATCGCAGTGTTGGTGTCCGGCGGCAATCTTGACGTCAATTTGCTGGCGAGAATTATCGAGCAGGGGATGGTGCGGGATGGACGGCGCTTGCGCTTGCGCGTGCTGCTGCCGGACTATCCCGGCGCGCTGGAGGGGCTGACGGCGGTTATTTCCAAGGCGCGCGCCAATATCGTGGAGACCTCGTATAACCGCGCGCACTATGGCGTGAGCCTGAACGAAGCCGCCATCGATATCACCATGGAAACGCGCGGCCGCGATCATGCGTCCGAATTGCTGGAAGCGCTTACGGCGGCGCGCTACGAATTTAACGTGATCCAATAG
- the modA gene encoding molybdate ABC transporter substrate-binding protein encodes MAHHTTFPRLLSPSLVAAIAGLAAVLGICAPVRAEPLTVGAPPSLRPALIEILPMFEREYDAPVQIVYTPSKTLVREIENGASIDVLLTGGVDEIEYLHKKGLTLNGKPRIYARTSLVLVMSTNSSAALLSLDDALQSRTTRIVLGDPHTSSLGEISARALAKINPTYKTHANILYAPHSEDIIQLIRTGKADVGLVYRVDTINSGQVRISDGTPIGSQVPIQFGQAVVSTCRPALRPVAERFSDFLMTPRIQKLLVKYGFDP; translated from the coding sequence GTGGCACATCACACGACATTTCCCCGCCTTCTGTCACCATCCTTGGTTGCCGCGATCGCCGGATTGGCAGCCGTCCTGGGAATCTGCGCGCCCGTGCGGGCTGAACCGCTCACGGTCGGGGCGCCCCCCAGCTTACGGCCAGCTCTCATCGAAATTCTGCCGATGTTTGAACGGGAATACGACGCGCCCGTGCAGATCGTCTACACGCCATCGAAAACGCTCGTCCGGGAAATCGAAAATGGCGCTTCGATCGATGTCTTGCTGACTGGGGGCGTTGACGAAATCGAGTACTTGCACAAGAAGGGACTGACGCTCAACGGGAAGCCTCGAATCTACGCCAGAACGTCTCTCGTCCTGGTCATGTCGACGAACTCTTCAGCCGCGTTGCTGTCCCTTGACGATGCCCTGCAAAGCCGAACCACACGCATCGTCCTCGGCGATCCTCACACCTCCTCGTTGGGAGAGATCTCCGCGCGGGCGCTGGCAAAAATCAATCCGACGTATAAAACCCATGCCAACATTCTCTATGCCCCGCATAGCGAGGACATCATCCAATTGATTCGTACGGGCAAGGCTGATGTGGGTCTGGTCTACCGCGTCGATACCATCAATAGCGGACAGGTGCGCATCAGCGATGGCACCCCCATCGGATCACAGGTACCGATTCAGTTCGGCCAAGCCGTGGTATCGACCTGTCGCCCCGCGTTACGGCCTGTCGCAGAACGGTTTTCAGATTTCTTGATGACCCCGCGCATACAAAAACTCCTGGTGAAGTACGGATTCGACCCCTGA
- a CDS encoding Tll0287-like domain-containing protein yields MTNKTLTWIAAVATLAVLATPNVFAVSKNTDSLTGISPRTVADYLRAVVMAHRHFYTLQIINRLVPEGKVAVSEHWQTAHALPLPVQLLQETSEIAELTGPNVRYHLVSQWPIKKTNAPANEFERKGLEAVQAYPNKPYFGTIESDGGPLFGAVYADVAVTKACVECHNSHPNTSKSDFKLGDVMGGLVISFPLSHP; encoded by the coding sequence ATGACGAACAAAACTTTGACCTGGATCGCCGCCGTGGCAACGCTCGCCGTGCTGGCCACCCCGAATGTCTTCGCCGTCTCGAAGAATACAGACTCGCTTACGGGCATTTCGCCCAGAACTGTGGCTGACTATTTACGCGCCGTCGTCATGGCTCACCGGCACTTCTATACGCTCCAGATCATCAACCGCCTTGTCCCGGAGGGGAAAGTGGCGGTGTCCGAACACTGGCAGACCGCACATGCCCTACCGTTACCGGTGCAACTCCTCCAAGAGACCAGTGAGATTGCTGAATTGACCGGCCCCAATGTCCGTTATCATCTGGTCAGCCAGTGGCCGATTAAAAAAACCAATGCGCCGGCCAATGAATTCGAGCGGAAGGGTCTTGAAGCCGTGCAGGCCTATCCTAACAAACCCTATTTTGGCACGATCGAGAGTGACGGAGGCCCGTTGTTCGGAGCGGTCTATGCTGATGTGGCGGTCACAAAAGCCTGCGTCGAATGCCACAACTCACACCCCAACACTTCGAAATCGGATTTCAAACTCGGTGATGTGATGGGAGGACTCGTCATCAGCTTTCCGCTCAGCCATCCATGA
- a CDS encoding SDR family oxidoreductase, with translation MKVVLIGGGGFIGAKLVKRLKDLGHEAVAASRTSGVDAMTGAGLAAAFKDAQVVIDVTNAPSFEPVAVMNFFQTSTRNLLSAEAEAGVRHHIVLSVVGADRMTEVAYMRAKIAQERLVIAGPIPYTIVRATQFFEFLGVIADGGTEGDTTRLAPVQMQPIAADDVVTVLAGIAAGAPSNSLVDLAGPDRTHLVEVVRRLLNAKRDARQVIADPQAFYFGGKLDDQSLVPVGPHLMGMTHFEDWLGSHTG, from the coding sequence ATGAAGGTCGTACTGATTGGCGGCGGCGGATTCATTGGGGCCAAGTTGGTGAAGCGGCTGAAGGACCTCGGGCATGAGGCGGTGGCGGCATCACGCACTTCGGGCGTTGATGCTATGACAGGTGCCGGATTAGCCGCGGCTTTCAAGGATGCCCAGGTGGTCATCGATGTGACGAATGCTCCGTCGTTCGAGCCCGTGGCGGTAATGAATTTCTTTCAAACGTCCACGCGCAATCTGCTCTCTGCCGAAGCGGAAGCGGGGGTGCGCCATCACATCGTGTTGTCCGTCGTCGGCGCGGACCGTATGACGGAGGTTGCGTATATGCGCGCAAAGATCGCCCAGGAACGGTTGGTCATAGCCGGCCCGATACCGTACACGATCGTTCGGGCGACTCAGTTCTTTGAATTCCTCGGTGTCATTGCCGATGGGGGAACCGAAGGCGATACGACTCGACTTGCTCCGGTTCAGATGCAGCCGATCGCGGCGGATGATGTGGTCACGGTGCTCGCGGGCATTGCAGCGGGCGCGCCATCCAATAGCCTCGTCGATTTGGCCGGCCCCGATCGAACCCACCTTGTGGAAGTTGTACGCCGCCTCCTCAATGCCAAGCGTGACGCGCGTCAGGTCATTGCGGATCCCCAGGCGTTCTACTTCGGCGGAAAGCTGGATGATCAATCGTTAGTGCCGGTCGGTCCACATCTTATGGGCATGACCCACTTTGAGGATTGGCTGGGCAGTCACACCGGATAG
- a CDS encoding cupin domain-containing protein: MWSPLLAQQAEVTPLMSKALADLSGKEALMITVEYPPGAVDPVHRHDAHVFVYVLEGSIIMQVEGGQAVTLTPGQTFYEGPNDVHAVGRNASTTKPAKFLVMFVKNQGAPVLVPVK, encoded by the coding sequence ATGTGGAGTCCTCTGCTGGCCCAGCAGGCGGAAGTTACTCCACTCATGTCCAAGGCGCTTGCTGACCTATCCGGAAAGGAAGCGCTCATGATTACGGTCGAATATCCTCCAGGTGCAGTTGACCCGGTCCACAGACACGATGCTCATGTGTTCGTTTATGTGCTGGAAGGCTCCATTATCATGCAGGTAGAGGGTGGACAGGCCGTGACGTTAACGCCTGGGCAAACATTTTACGAGGGGCCCAACGATGTGCATGCGGTAGGGCGAAACGCCAGCACGACCAAGCCGGCAAAGTTTCTTGTAATGTTCGTCAAGAATCAAGGCGCGCCGGTCCTAGTGCCGGTGAAGTAA
- a CDS encoding RrF2 family transcriptional regulator — protein sequence MALYASSVEYGLHCLLFLVGRSGPAKTSVADLAQLQGLSPSFVAKLFTKLKKAGLVIANEGAGGGYELARPAERITVWNVVEALEGKKALFKCTEIRQSCALFGSSPPAWATKGVCSIQAVMQEAEGRMRETLRAHTLADLASRVERKAPNEFLVGVNAWFERSKK from the coding sequence ATGGCTCTCTACGCATCGAGTGTTGAATATGGGTTGCATTGCCTCCTCTTCCTCGTCGGACGTTCGGGTCCGGCCAAGACGAGTGTTGCTGACTTGGCGCAATTGCAAGGCCTCTCGCCTTCGTTTGTGGCCAAGCTGTTTACCAAATTGAAGAAGGCGGGTCTTGTCATCGCGAATGAAGGCGCCGGCGGGGGATACGAACTGGCCCGTCCCGCAGAACGGATTACGGTGTGGAATGTGGTCGAGGCGCTGGAGGGAAAGAAAGCGCTCTTTAAGTGTACTGAAATCCGTCAGAGCTGCGCCCTCTTCGGTTCGTCGCCGCCCGCATGGGCAACGAAAGGAGTGTGCAGCATCCAGGCAGTTATGCAAGAGGCCGAGGGGCGCATGAGGGAAACCCTTCGCGCGCACACGCTGGCGGATTTGGCGAGCCGAGTCGAACGAAAAGCTCCGAACGAGTTTCTGGTCGGTGTGAACGCCTGGTTTGAACGGTCAAAGAAATGA